The Thermoclostridium stercorarium subsp. stercorarium DSM 8532 genome contains a region encoding:
- a CDS encoding carbohydrate ABC transporter permease yields MVKTKGTRLFIFTFLVIPVLHLLIFSYIPIITNIYLSFTNYNGVNPPKWVGFRNYERIFTDPQYLKLFRNCLWYMVVAIPQLVFAFILAVFVNGKFRGINFFKGVLIVPYLLNGVIISTIFIIYFNNNGTLNSILRAVGLGKLAQQWLHNLRLVNPAIASISIWRYYGLNFLMFFGGLQAIPHELYEAAAIDGCTKLQEIRYISVPSVLHILFINILLSISGSIQVFEIPYIMLNGANGTATPVIQIQQSAFAENRVGFAAALSIVVFVVVVIAVSLQRLLARRGSIY; encoded by the coding sequence ATGGTCAAAACAAAGGGTACCAGACTGTTTATCTTTACGTTTTTGGTAATTCCGGTTCTGCACCTGCTGATTTTTTCTTATATTCCGATTATCACCAACATTTATCTCAGTTTTACCAACTATAACGGCGTGAACCCTCCAAAATGGGTGGGCTTCAGAAATTACGAGAGAATATTCACCGATCCTCAGTACCTAAAATTATTCAGGAACTGTCTCTGGTATATGGTTGTTGCCATACCCCAGTTAGTGTTCGCCTTCATTCTCGCGGTGTTTGTAAACGGAAAATTCAGGGGTATCAATTTTTTCAAAGGAGTCTTAATTGTTCCGTATTTACTGAACGGCGTAATCATTTCCACAATATTTATCATTTATTTCAACAATAACGGAACGCTTAATTCGATATTAAGAGCAGTGGGGCTTGGAAAACTGGCTCAGCAATGGCTGCACAACCTGCGCCTTGTCAACCCGGCCATTGCGTCCATCAGCATCTGGAGATACTACGGGTTGAATTTTCTCATGTTCTTCGGCGGGCTTCAGGCCATTCCCCATGAATTATATGAAGCAGCGGCAATAGACGGCTGTACGAAACTGCAGGAAATACGTTATATTTCGGTACCTTCGGTTCTCCATATACTGTTTATAAACATTTTGCTGAGTATCTCCGGGTCAATTCAGGTATTTGAGATTCCTTACATTATGCTGAACGGTGCGAACGGAACCGCCACGCCGGTCATTCAGATTCAGCAGAGCGCCTTTGCCGAAAACAGGGTCGGTTTTGCCGCCGCGCTGTCAATCGTAGTATTTGTCGTTGTTGTCATAGCCGTAAGCCTTCAAAGGCTTTTAGCAAGGAGGGGAAGTATTTATTAA